The Ananas comosus cultivar F153 linkage group 4, ASM154086v1, whole genome shotgun sequence region GTTAATTGCTCGTCTACAATTAAGAGAGTGCCAAAAGTTGAGGAACTATGGAAAAATTAAGGATCGTTAGAATCTGTTAACAGATCTTTGTCAACAAACGCCCAGTCTTTGTCAACAAGTTGAGAAATGCTAGAATCCATTAAAAAGGCCTATTATGACTATTCTAAGAAATAAGTATAAAACTAGAATACACAGGTCGGCATTCATAATGTAAGAAGAGGCTTACCTCTTGTAGGCGAGTGCCATCCATTGTGTTAAATATTCTAATCAAAGTACCCTTCGTGCTTGCAGTTGCAAGAAGAAGGCCATCCATAGTCAAAGTGATGCAGGCAATGTGTGAGTCATGAGCACTGATGAACTTTGTCACCTTCAATCCAAAATGCTCAACCCTAACTTGCCCTCTGTGCAGTCCAGGGCAAGCCAACACAGATGTGTTCGAATGATAAGAAAGGCAGCACAATCCTTTTGGATTTGCCAGTGTCTCTATCTGATGAAGAAGCTTCAGATCCTTGAACCTGTAAACATATATCTTGTGCTCAAGAACAACAACTATGCAGTCCCGCCTTAATTTCGCAGCTCGGATGTCAGATCTGAAAGCAAATTCACCAATGCAACGGCTCTGGTGATCATCCCAGATCATTACTTTAGTTGGTGGGTACTGTGGGTTGGCCCCGCCACCTACAAGAGCAAGGATATTGCACCGAAATAGCATCTCAACTATCCTGAAGCCCCCACCTTTCAATTCCCTCCTCAAGGTTTCCTTAAAGGGGTCGCAATTGTAGATCCGGAAACCATTGGTAGTTCCGGCAGAAAAGCAGCCGTAGTCCTGATTCCAATTAACTGACAACAACTCAGCCTCCTCATCATCGTTATAATCAGCTTGAGGTTGACTTAAAGGAGATGATGTTGGCCATGAGTTCGGTGGCTCGAATGAGCCCAGCCTCCCTGGCGGTTGTATTCCTCGTGGTGCAGAAACGGTCGAACTCATGAGAATGAGGTGACAGTCAACCGTGAAATGCAGCTAATGAACATTAAGTGGAGATTAACTCCACACGCAGGCTCTTAATGACTTCAACAAAGAATAAAATCCTGTAACATGAAAATTTCAGCATTAAGAGAAGCAGGTTTGTGAAATATGTATGCCCAAGGTTTATGACGAGAAGACAAAGAGATCTAAGTACCCTTCCTACCATCCATTAATTTTAAGCTTTTTAATCAGTGAACACCTGAGTTTCttcctttattttttgatttgagagCTCGGCCATGATGAAAGGGCACTGATGCCCCATAGATATAGCAAAGAAGAACAATCAAGCATATTTACCAGAATTTTAAGTTCAACCATCTTCAGCTCAGGTATACAACACATTAGAGTGTAttgaaaacttttcttttttgactGTAACAATGTACTGATAACTACAAAGTCAATATGAAAATGACAAAACTAATAAGGAATATATCTTTGAGATTGAAAAAATAGAACAAGATTACAGCTAAAAAGATCCATGCCAATAATCCACGATACATAGGCGTGTCTAGCACTCTAGCTTAACATGCATGTGGCATGTGCACAATTCGCAACGACAACAATTGAAGCTCAAGGAGTATATTTTAGATGTGATCCAATTGAAGCTCAGTGAGTATATTTTAAAAGTGATTTGAATACATGCCACATCTGCAGATGCAAATAGCCAATGATATGTTGGCACACGGAACTACCCGTGTCGCATTCATCAACCAAGTTCATAAATTTTGCGACATGACAAGTTCGTCATATGCAACAAGTTTGTACTACTACAATTTTCATAGGCCAAGCCTTTCCCCGGAGTTTGGGTTCACTAACTCAAAAGTGAGAAGGCTCAGAGAGTATGGAAAGTGTTAGAACTACCTGACAGCCAAACATCAACATCCAAAATTTGTTTCTATAGCAAGAGCAAAATCAGagtaaaaaggaaaattttcacTAACGATTATTCAACTactcagataaaaaaaaatttaaaaaaaagcatTCCAATACAAcagtatgaattttttaaaaagaaactgCATCAGAACAAAGATCAGATCAATTGAGAAGGAATCACCATTCAAGATCAGAATCCCGCGAAGCACAAACAAGTTCACAAAAGGGAGAACTATGCTTTAATCAGTGATCCTACTATTCTACAATAAGCAAAATAACAAATCCAACATCAGAAGAATCGCCAAACAAATTTTGGCCGCAATCAACGAACAAAGCAACAACTCAACTCTTACAAAAGTAAAATAGCAACGAAACCTGCACAATCCGATTCAGAGATCGCAACATGCATAGGAATCCCCACAATTCAACTGTTCCAAAAGTAAAACAGCAACGAAACCTCCCCGATCCGATTCACAGAACCAAATTTGCATCCAAATTTCAACTTGGGGAGGATTTAAACACACGCAGAGATCGCGATTGCGCGATTGTAGCACGATTATCGCGCGATTTAGACCGAATAAAAGGGAGAGACGACGAAAAGGGATTAGATCTAAACGTGTAATACCTCGAAGCTTCcgcgatcgatcgatcgatccctCCCCTCTCCTTCGTTCGTCGCAACAAGCGAATCGCGACACCGACaccgaaggaaaaaaaaaatctaaaaaattcgGAGATTATTacgtttaaaaaaaaaaaaaaaaaaaaaaccccgtAGAGCTCGTCTTACGCTCGGTATCGGGGTATAAGCTGTGTGCGAGGCGTACGTTAGCAGGAACGTGCTATCGTGCGCCGCGGCGTAATTCGCGCTCGACCACAACCGCTTCGTGAACGCTCGGAAGGAGATCCGTCTACGACTCTCCGATCGAGATCGGACGGTCGGATTTCGCTGATGCGACTGCTCGTTTGGACCGTCTGATTGGCACGTGGTTCAGCTAGGGTGGTTAGAAAATATCGATCAAGTAACAAAAATTcgagaaaatttaaatttgatataataattgtagatataattttatatatttacggataaatttattgaatctcATTTGTATTATATCTGTATAATGCACCGAGTAATTTTATTTAGATGACATGATAAAAGATAAAACGGACATATTTTTGAATATAGTCATGATTCACTCAttaattttgatcaaaattcATCAAATCTCATATATCTGTATAAAATGTAGGGACTAgctttatttaaataataaaagataaaattaattaactgaTATTTAAGAAAAACTAGCTATTGAACAGTGTAATGAACAATGCATTATTATAATAAGATTTCAAAAACTTTTTCCAAGTCCTGTAACTCATTACTATACTCCAGTTAACTTAAACAAACCGCGTTGCTTAATAACCTTTGTTTCAAGTAATGAGCATGAAATTGTTCAACAAATAGGACTATTTTCAGTAATCAAAGGCGATTTTAATCTTTCGTTAGAAATAATCAGAGCATATCACAGAGTAATTGAAaacaaaatagcaaaaaaaggggaaaaaaacagagttattaaaataaatagacCATTTTTTGGTGAAGTAAAGAACTTTAGACATACCACCATGGACCTAATCCTTAACTTCATTTATTAAAATCTACCACTAGTCCTATGTCAAGATGTAGAAAATGGAGcatttttctataaataataAGTAACATATGGCAATCCACTAAGacgtattttatttattttcacacataatattatattttatatatcgtAATAAATCgattataatcttttttttatttccatctAAAACTGGAGAAGCACACCTCTATGTATTTTCGTTTCAACCCTATTTTTTATACTAGCGTTAGATGAATCTTAATACCAACCAGATCCTAGGCATAGAAAGTAGTTCTAGAAGAATATGTTGGAATTCTTTCAAGACTGAAATGTACAGACTGAAAGAAACAGATGGCGTTTCAGGGTACTTGAAATATTACACCAAGAGACATCAAGTTTGGAATGCTCAACAGTGTTACATCCAGCTTAGGAGAACCCTGGGgttaataaataagctattgggctccaGTTGATATGGTCCCTAATACGCTTTCACCTATTGGATTTGTGTGTGAACATATTGTTGGACCTAATAGGTGAAAGCGTATTAGGGTCCATATCAATTGGAGCCCAATAGTTTACTTATTAATCCCAGGATTCtcctaagggtgcgtttggttcgagttatcctggcaggattacaggcaatcctgccaggataactgtgtttggttaatccgctatgtaatctagtcgttaatgtagcattacaaatcgagcaggattacatcgaaaatattaacgggaggggggtcgtgtatcttgcattactgaaacccgttaatactacatattatgtaaaatgacaatattaccctccaacaaccccaaatctaattaacagcattattttcatctctctctcaccttcCCCCCgaccctctctctcgcacgccgctttctctcaccctctctctctctctctctctctctctctctctctctcgcacgaacacgtatcatcttctattgcgtcgtcctcccaagtaatcatcacgatttccctccctccattcgtcatttttgcaaaaaataatattcaaatgaccacaacaagggcaattttggaaaaaactatacttttatgtcaggattactaaattttataaactgaaccaaacatattaacgctataaacactgtaatctagtattacattactgtattaaaccaaacgctttaatacagcatcagtagtaatctcacgccgaaattcaaaatacctggatatgtcgagatactttgtaatattacataactcttGATGTCTCTTGGTGTAATACTCTCAATAGGTGAAAGCGTATTCGAGTCCATATCAACTGGAGCCCAATAGCTTGCTTATTAACACTAAGGTTCTCCTAAATTGGATGTAACATTGTTGAGCTTTCCAAACTTAATGTTTCTTGTTGTAATACTTCAAGCACCCTAAAATGCCatctatttctaaaaacccATAACCTCCAACAGAATATTACttcaaagaaaatacaaaattgttattctttttttttccttaaaccTCTGCAATGAAAGAATGGTACACTGAATcactcattttctttctttttccccctgAAAGGAACTACTACTGTGTAATTGGGAGGTAGACCAATGAATGTGAACTACGCAAAGCTTTCATTNAGATATACGTGAGTCACAGGCGAAGGTCATTGTCTCTCCACCTGCTATTTTAATATGCAATGTACTTCATTTTAAGATAATTTGTCCTTTTAAACTGCTGTTGTACAAGAATATATTGAATTGCTATTTATTCTCTACCATGCGGAGGTTCTACCCCCCCTTTCGTATCAGAGAAGTTGCTAAGTGCTTGCTTTAAAAGCAGAAAAATGATTTCATACAAGAGCCATAATACCAAAGAGTTTCATTGTCTTTAGTGGTAGAATTTTGCTATTTACGCAAAATCTCCTCAACTTTATATAAACCCTCATAAGTCAGGGTTCTTAATTAaggccaatttttttttggtattatgGCTCTTGTATGAAATCATTTTTCTGCTTTTAAAGCAAGCACTTAGCAACTTCTCTGATACGAAAGGGGGGGTAGAACCTCCGCATGGTAGAGAATAAATAGCAATTCAATATATTCTTGTACAACAGCAGTTTAAAAGGACAAATTATCTTAAAATGAAGTACATTGCATATTAAAATAGCAGGTGGAGAGACAATGACCTTCGCCTGTGACTCACGTATATCTATAATTACATCCTCAGGTGACAATCAAACAGAGGCTTTGAATGTAAGATGTTGGTGAAACGATCAATTCGATCGAAGTGTTAGATATGTTTCGAATTCTAGAACCgaagaattttttatttctattctgttttaattattttgttaagttaagtttagattatgacTTAAAGTGGCTTCTAGCCAATAAAATATGTCACGTActtaatagaaattttttacgCGCCAATTGTGCTGTAGACGGGATATAAAATTGATTTGTGAAGGAGCTATGTCTCTATTATAGTCCCTAACCAATAAGAACATGTCACATACTTAATTATAATCCCTAGCCAATAGAAATTTTTGACGCGCCAATTGTGCCGtagatcaaatataaaatataaattaaaaataatttgttataatataataaattattaaaatattttatattttatattatattatactataacaTATTTCATTTTTATAATACTAACTATTAGCTATTTTATCAATCATCTAATATACTTACATTGTATAAAgtattagtatatatagtatatatcagctgcaattaaaaatttcttctctctttcttagAACTATAAAAAAGAGATTTTCAAAGAGCCCAGTCCATAATTAAGTATTCATACTGAATGTATATAATTACATTCACCTAATACTTCAAATCTCTGacagtaaatttaaaatttaattcaacaaatatatttaaattattagacttcatcacttagatatatttaattacaatttgatattaaaattagttttataatataaattgcGGTATATGGTGCGTTAATATACACCATGTGCAAATAATAACAtctttttctaataaattttagtaagGTAAAGATAATCTTATGTATTTGGCAATTTAAAATAATTCctccaattttaacttttaaattaaagttttgttTATAAAATAGTTATTAAAACTATTAGGTTTGATTGAATCTTTAAGCAAAGTTATTAGAATactttaattttacaaatacggagagttaaaaaaattgaaaaaaactatttttataatatataaaaggatatataagtttattttgtatttttgttataattttttttgttttaaattttaaaaagttatatatattaattgactGAAATACTATCATACCTATCAGAACGCAGtcctataaattaatatataatattacatctttttttgtcaaatgatacattttttttaatgatacaTTTTGTTTGGCCTACTTGTGGCAAAATGTATCACAAGTAGGCCCAAAATGTACATTAAAAAATCACAATTTGCATATATGCATTTCAAAATTCACTAAATATATCATATACTCATATATATTAAGATCCGCTATGatagtattttatctatatatataatatatctatatatatatataatatatatataggcaggGCTTGCTgtctcttaggagcacggaggcctccgtgcctGCTGAGTCGTTTTCGTGATGGagtttcgaatcgacgatcgctcggttagacttgatctagcgtattaaagtttctagaaaataattttgattatttcgatatcatttactagcaatcgaaaggattcaaatcaataattattaagcgcaggtgaaaataaaaaatcctataaaatgtgatatagcactaattttcgatcagaaatattagatcttgttgtagatagtataaagaattttctatcaaaattatcCTGATTGAATACTTCTACTACagttaaatttgaaaacgagatatcaaccattaaaattatgaattttgaatctttGATCACTAGTaatatgatatcgaaaaatcgcaaaaattattttctagaaacttcaaatgcctaGATCAATCTAACGGAGCGAtgcgtcgattcgaaaattccatcatcgaaaacgctcAGGAGCACAGGAGgtcacggaggtctccgtgctcctgagagcacagcagccctcgctctctctctctcttctcgtcTCAAGATGCGCTCCCGTCCCCAACAAGTTCTCTCGCTCAGGCGagaatctctctctatatatatatatatatatatatatatatatagctagacttctatattttcgaaagtacgggagcctccgtacttataagttgttttcaataatgggacatccgattcggcgattggtcttactattgatgttaagtagaattttctattaaattttcatctaatttgaatacttctacaccgttaaacttaaaaacgtgccacatcggccattaaatagttatttttgagactttttgatcgcttggtaaatgatgtcaaaaaattataaaatttggtttttaaatagttctaatagggtagattatacttaacggagtcgatcgtcgaatcgaattttctatcatcgaaaataacttacaagcacgaaggtctccgtactttcgaaagtacaggagactttctctctctctctctctctctctctctctctctctatatatatatatatatatatatatatatatacacacgtaATTAATAGGCCAAAATGTAGGTAGCGTACGCCGTTCACCGGCCACGCCctaattcggaaaaaaaaaaaaaagaaaaaaagaaaagaaaagaaaagaaaaccccGAGCTCGTGGGTCGGAGTCGAGTAGCGACCCACCGCTCGCGCCGCGCTCCGAGTGAGTTGGAGAGCATGGCGTATCGGAGGAAGcacgccgccgcctcccccttcccctccgcctccgcctcttctagggtttcctctaCCTTCGAGGACTCCCGATCcccgctctcctcctcctcctcctccttctcctcctcttccttcgccgccgccgccgccgccgccgcctcctacGAGGGCTTCTTCCCGTCGCCGGCGACcggcgaggcggaggcggcggtggcggcgccaTCGCTCGCCGCGCAGGCGAtccgcgcctccgccgcccaCCGCgactcctccctctcctccgccTATGGCGagtccgccgccaccgccgcggccgctgccCACCGCCGCGAATCCGATCGCCTGAGCTCGTCTCATTCCCCAAGAGCTAGGGTGagtctctctctccttttcatCGTCTCTTTCCCTGCTGTACTCTTCTCTGTCGATCCATCCTCGTCGTTGAAGTAGCAGGATCTGTATGGTTTTTGCGGAAATTTTGGGTGGCGGGGTGTTCTGGGGTTTGCGAATTGATGTCGTGGAGTGGATTTGTTCTCGCGGGGTGAGAAAATTGGGGAAATGCATAGAAGACGTTGGAGTCGGTCTGAATGGGGAAGATACTTTAATCAGATCTTCTAGGGTTTTTTTggtagaatcagattttaagatATGCATGTTCTTGTTACAATCTTGTTTTCTTGTCACTTGAAATGCTTATATCTCTATCTAGCATGTGATTTTGTTGACTCTTAAGGTTTTTCTTTATGGATCCAAAGAGTTACAACGAAACATCATTATCTAGTGTGATTCTTCTTTTTCCTGTTTTGCTGATATAACGTAAGTTTCTAccttttttcaatttctttgtGTCTTGGCATTCCAATTATCTGATACTTGGCTATTTTGTGTACGTGTTTCTTGTTCTTGTAGCGTGCCCTACTTGGTAGGGATCTGCGATTATAACTCATAGGAATTTTTCATTTGTATATTTTTGTTGCCTGAACAATTTCTTTGATACTTctagttattgattttttttccccctgaaATACTTGGGTCTAACTAGgcatatatttttagatttcAACAGTTTCTTTGATGTGTTTCAATCACattgaagaaaaatatattctagacgtgtttgtttttttttccttgatatCTCAGTGCTTCTGCTGTACTTGTTCCTTTTGTGGAACTTTACACATATATTTGGGTTGCCCTAACAGTTTCATTGATACTTCTAGTTATCTATTTTTCCTTGATTTCCCGAGGTTCAACTTGAATACttgatatatatacacacagtagggctactatattcttatgggtatagagcccttcgtaatcataagttgttttcgatgatggagcttttaaattgacgatccactctattaaatatgatttagaatatttgaaacttctaaaaaataaatttcgtaatatttcaaaatcataataaagtctatcaagcgggcataaaatgaacggtcaaaatcgaacaacgtcttaaaaatggatgatcggatctttcaatttaagatcggagttattgatctttatctaggtagtgaa contains the following coding sequences:
- the LOC109708851 gene encoding autophagy-related protein 18c-like, which encodes MSSTVSAPRGIQPPGRLGSFEPPNSWPTSSPLSQPQADYNDDEEAELLSVNWNQDYGCFSAGTTNGFRIYNCDPFKETLRRELKGGGFRIVEMLFRCNILALVGGGANPQYPPTKVMIWDDHQSRCIGEFAFRSDIRAAKLRRDCIVVVLEHKIYVYRFKDLKLLHQIETLANPKGLCCLSYHSNTSVLACPGLHRGQVRVEHFGLKVTKFISAHDSHIACITLTMDGLLLATASTKGTLIRIFNTMDGTRLQEVRRGLDRADIYSIALSPNVQWLAVSSDKGTVHIFSLRVRVAGEDASDQHGAAQVPAGITHQTSSSSLDALISPNTGANPSSSLSFMRGVLPKYFSSEWSFAQFHLPEGTRYITAFGAQNTVIIIGMDGSFYKCNFDQVNGGAMLQKEYVRFLTAESHRTRPATT